CACGGCGGCGATCGGGGCACCGTTCTTCCTCGTGGTGCTGCGGCGGAGTCGAGGTGTGTCGTGACCGCGGTGTCGTGTGTGCGGGTCGGTGTGTCCCGAGGGTCGGTCCCGGTGGTCCACGAGGTGGATCTCACCGTGCGGAAGGGCGAGTGGCTCGGGCTGGTGGGACCGAACGGGTCCGGCAAGACCACACTCCTGCACGCACTGGCGGGGCTGATCCCGGCGTCGGGCGAGGTGCGGATCGCGGGTGTCGACCCGCAGCGGACCGGCCGCCGGGCGACGGCACGGGCCGTCGCGCTCATGCCGCAGCGGCCGACGGTTCCCGAGGGGGTGAGCGTGCGCGAACTCGTCCGGCTCGGCCGGACCCCGCACATCGCCCGCTTCGGGGTGGAATCGGTTCACGACCGGGAGGTCGTGGAGGAGGTGCTGGACCGGTTGGATCTGGAACCGCTCGCGGCCCGGCCGGCCGGTGCGCTGTCCGGGGGCGAGTTGCAGCGTGTGGTTCTCGCCCGTGCACTCGCGCAGGAGCCCGAGGTGCTGCTGCTCGACGAACCCACCAGCGCGCTCGACATCGGCCACCAGCAGCAGGTACTGGACCTGGTGGATTCGATGCGACGCGAGCACGGGCTGACCGTGCTGGCGGCGATGCACGATCTGACGTCCGCGGCGCAGTACAGCGAGCGTCTGGTGCTGCTCGACGGCGGCCGGGTGGTCGCCGACGGGTCACCCGCGGAGGTCCTGACGGCGTCGCGGATCGCCCAGGTGTACGGGGCCAGGGTGGAAGTTCTACACCGTCCGGGAAGCACCCCCGCCGTGCTGCCGCTGCCGGCTGCGGGTGAGACTGGGAACGACTCGGCCGGAGCCGGGGATGCCGGCGGGGAGGGACAGTGATGGAGGTGCTGCTGCTGGGCACCGGGGCGGCCGACGGCTGGCCCAACCCCTTCTGCACCTGTGCGTCGTGCCGGAAGGCGCTGGCGCACGGCCGGATTCGCGAACAGACCGCGGCGCTGGTGGACGAGACGCTGTTGCTGGATTGCGGCCCCGAGGTGCCCCGGGCCGCGCTGCGGTACGGGCGCTCGCTGTCCGGTGTCCGGCATCTGTTGATCACGCATGCGCACTTCGATCACCTCGGTCCGCAGGCGCTGTTGCAGCGCTCGTGGGCCGACGGTGCCGGGCCGCTGGACCTGGTCGGGCCGGCCGATGCGCTGGAGGCGTGCCGCACCTGGGTGGGCCCGGACGATCCGGTTCGGTTCGTGCCCGTCGCGGCGGGTGATTCCCTCACGGTCGGCGACTACCGCGTCCGGGTGCTGGCTGCCGAACACCGGGTGTTCCGTGACGGCGACGCGGTGCTGTACGACGTCGAAGGGGCCGGCGGCCGGATCCTGTGGGCGTGCGACACCGGGCCGCTTCCCGCGCACTGGTACGGGCACGTCGCCGACGCCGGATTCGATGCGGTGTTCCTCGAGGAGACGTTCGGCGACCGACTCGACCACGGCACCGATCATCACGATCTCCCGGCGTTCGCGCACACCGTCGAGAAGCTGCGCGAATGTGGGGCGGTCCGGGACGACACCGACGTCGTCGCCGTGCACCTGGGGCATCACAATCCCGACATCGACACATTGCGGCTCCGGCTCTCGGAATCCGGGGCCCGGCCGGGGACGGACGGAGAGGTGATGGTCGTGGGCGAACCGATCGGACGGAGGACGCTCGTGCTGGGGGGAGCGCGGTCCGGGAAGTCCCGGCACGCGGAGCGGCTCCTGGAACCGTACGGCGCGGTGACCTACGTGGCGACCGGAGGCATCCGGGAGGGCGACGCGGAGTGGGCGCAGCGAGTGACGCTGCACCGCGATCGTCGTCCGTCGTCGTGGTCGACGCTCGAGACCGTCGATGTGGCGCAGGTGCTCCGGGAAGCTCGTGAACCGCTGCTCATCGATTGTCTCGGTACCTGGCTGACGGCCATGCTGGACCGGCACGGG
This genomic interval from Rhodococcus triatomae contains the following:
- the cobU gene encoding bifunctional adenosylcobinamide kinase/adenosylcobinamide-phosphate guanylyltransferase, which encodes MEVLLLGTGAADGWPNPFCTCASCRKALAHGRIREQTAALVDETLLLDCGPEVPRAALRYGRSLSGVRHLLITHAHFDHLGPQALLQRSWADGAGPLDLVGPADALEACRTWVGPDDPVRFVPVAAGDSLTVGDYRVRVLAAEHRVFRDGDAVLYDVEGAGGRILWACDTGPLPAHWYGHVADAGFDAVFLEETFGDRLDHGTDHHDLPAFAHTVEKLRECGAVRDDTDVVAVHLGHHNPDIDTLRLRLSESGARPGTDGEVMVVGEPIGRRTLVLGGARSGKSRHAERLLEPYGAVTYVATGGIREGDAEWAQRVTLHRDRRPSSWSTLETVDVAQVLREAREPLLIDCLGTWLTAMLDRHGVWDGGDVTATSRDVDDLLDAWTACRVPVVAVSNEVGSGVVPASASGRLFRDLLGRVNAAVAERSDTVTLLVAGLPVPLR
- a CDS encoding ABC transporter ATP-binding protein is translated as MTAVSCVRVGVSRGSVPVVHEVDLTVRKGEWLGLVGPNGSGKTTLLHALAGLIPASGEVRIAGVDPQRTGRRATARAVALMPQRPTVPEGVSVRELVRLGRTPHIARFGVESVHDREVVEEVLDRLDLEPLAARPAGALSGGELQRVVLARALAQEPEVLLLDEPTSALDIGHQQQVLDLVDSMRREHGLTVLAAMHDLTSAAQYSERLVLLDGGRVVADGSPAEVLTASRIAQVYGARVEVLHRPGSTPAVLPLPAAGETGNDSAGAGDAGGEGQ